From Phenylobacterium montanum, the proteins below share one genomic window:
- a CDS encoding peptide MFS transporter, with protein MITSVSGASAPVDKRFIGHPLGLLFLVVGEGFERFAYYGTSSILALFLTKQLLLPGHVEHVLGMGAVRSMLGASGVTIVAFATLLVGRYGFLCYVTPLVGGWVADQWLGRSKTITLGAALMVLGYALMASEASFVIAFALILIGVGCFKGNIAAQIGDLYAPDDLRRSSGFQLFTLSIQAGSIFAPIVCGGLAQAFGWKYGFFAAGASMALGLATLVIGQPWLPKAAKSRANDGEARVPLTKRDFVLIAILIAMVPALSLSSLGNQQIFNTYLIWGDQHYNLLVGGKAMPASWLVSLDAIVSVGCLISVLAFWQMWSRFWREPQDLAKMIIGCLISATAPLLLALASMQEAATGQKIGLGWGLAFHIVNDIGFVNVYGVGMALFSRVAPKSLSGVMIAVYYFYLAFGNELAGRLGGLLESMGPIKFWLLHAGLCAAGAVMLLLFGLVFGRFLKAEHEPDLVAEPAAA; from the coding sequence ATGATCACCAGTGTTTCCGGCGCCAGTGCGCCGGTCGACAAACGTTTTATCGGCCATCCGCTGGGCCTGCTCTTTCTGGTCGTCGGCGAGGGTTTCGAGCGCTTCGCTTACTACGGCACCAGTTCGATCCTGGCCCTTTTCCTGACCAAGCAGCTGTTGTTGCCCGGGCATGTGGAGCACGTGCTCGGCATGGGCGCAGTGCGGTCCATGCTGGGCGCCAGCGGCGTCACCATCGTCGCCTTTGCGACCCTGCTGGTCGGTCGCTACGGCTTTCTCTGCTACGTCACGCCGCTTGTCGGCGGCTGGGTGGCCGACCAGTGGCTTGGCCGGTCCAAGACCATAACCTTGGGCGCCGCCCTCATGGTGCTCGGCTATGCGCTGATGGCGTCGGAGGCTTCCTTCGTCATCGCCTTCGCTCTGATCCTGATCGGCGTGGGTTGCTTCAAGGGCAACATCGCCGCCCAGATCGGCGATCTTTATGCACCCGACGACCTGCGGCGCAGTTCGGGCTTCCAGCTGTTCACGCTCAGCATTCAGGCCGGCTCGATCTTTGCGCCGATCGTCTGCGGCGGCCTCGCCCAGGCCTTCGGCTGGAAATACGGCTTCTTCGCCGCCGGGGCGTCTATGGCCCTGGGTCTGGCGACCCTGGTGATTGGCCAGCCGTGGCTGCCGAAGGCCGCCAAGAGCCGCGCCAATGACGGCGAAGCGCGCGTGCCGTTGACCAAGCGGGACTTCGTGCTGATCGCCATCCTGATCGCCATGGTTCCGGCGCTGTCGCTGTCCTCGCTCGGCAACCAGCAGATCTTCAACACCTATCTGATCTGGGGTGATCAGCACTACAACCTGCTGGTGGGGGGCAAGGCCATGCCGGCCTCGTGGCTGGTGTCGCTGGACGCGATCGTCTCGGTGGGATGCCTGATTTCGGTGCTGGCGTTCTGGCAAATGTGGTCGCGATTCTGGCGCGAGCCGCAGGACCTGGCCAAGATGATCATCGGCTGCCTGATCTCGGCCACCGCGCCGCTGTTGCTGGCCCTGGCCAGCATGCAGGAAGCCGCCACCGGTCAGAAGATCGGCCTCGGCTGGGGGCTCGCCTTCCACATCGTCAACGACATCGGCTTCGTGAATGTCTACGGCGTCGGCATGGCCCTGTTCTCGCGCGTGGCGCCGAAGTCGCTGAGCGGGGTGATGATCGCCGTCTACTACTTCTATCTGGCGTTCGGAAACGAGCTGGCCGGCCGCCTGGGCGGCCTGCTCGAAAGCATGGGGCCGATCAAGTTCTGGCTGCTGCACGCCGGCCTCTGCGCCGCAGGCGCCGTCATGCTGCTGCTGTTCGGCCTTGTGTTCGGCCGCTTCCTGAAGGCCGAGCACGAGCCGGATCTGGTCGCAGAGCCAGCGGCGGCCTGA
- a CDS encoding enoyl-CoA hydratase-related protein, with protein MELKTTRYALEAGIATITLSRPKRRNAWTGRMHTEYRWLLDQADKDPAVRVIVVTGDPEGQAFCAGADLGALEGHAEKGRYDPGTAEDIARPGYGVDPHFDASFAYHFGIGKPVIAAINGAAAGVGLVLAAFADLRFAAAGTRFTTTHGRFNFPAEFGLSWVLPRIIGLTHANDLLLSSRIFTAEEALEMGFLNKVLPADELMIHVTDYARKLAASVAPGSARETKRQIYRDLHRDAATAVTEAERLLETMIRHPNYAEGVKAWMEKRAADWKG; from the coding sequence ATGGAGCTGAAGACCACCCGCTACGCCCTGGAAGCCGGCATAGCCACCATCACCCTTTCCCGGCCCAAGCGGCGCAACGCCTGGACCGGGCGCATGCACACCGAATACCGCTGGCTGCTGGACCAGGCGGACAAGGACCCGGCGGTGCGGGTGATCGTGGTCACCGGCGACCCCGAGGGCCAGGCCTTCTGCGCCGGCGCCGACCTGGGCGCCCTGGAGGGCCATGCGGAGAAGGGCCGCTATGACCCCGGCACGGCGGAGGACATCGCCCGGCCGGGCTATGGGGTCGACCCGCATTTCGACGCCAGCTTCGCGTACCACTTCGGGATCGGAAAGCCGGTGATCGCGGCGATCAACGGCGCGGCGGCGGGGGTGGGCCTGGTGTTGGCGGCCTTCGCCGACCTGAGGTTCGCCGCCGCCGGGACCAGGTTCACCACCACCCATGGCCGCTTCAACTTCCCCGCCGAGTTCGGCCTGTCCTGGGTGCTGCCGCGCATCATCGGCCTGACCCATGCCAACGACCTCTTGCTGTCCAGCCGGATATTCACCGCCGAGGAGGCCCTGGAGATGGGCTTCCTCAACAAGGTGCTTCCCGCCGATGAGTTGATGATCCACGTCACGGACTATGCGCGAAAACTGGCGGCGTCGGTCGCGCCCGGCTCGGCCCGCGAGACCAAGCGCCAGATCTATCGCGACCTGCACCGAGACGCCGCCACGGCCGTGACCGAGGCCGAGCGCCTCTTGGAGACCATGATCCGCCATCCGAACTATGCCGAAGGGGTCAAGGCCTGGATGGAGAAGCGGGCCGCAGATTGGAAAGGATAG